From the genome of Spirosomataceae bacterium TFI 002, one region includes:
- a CDS encoding Peptidase family M23 → MIRALIALFFLFNFNSTPEKSLLLPSSLKGYFTFPIAPGTTASLSGSFGDIRINHFHSGLDIRTGGREGKSVFAAAEGYVSRINVSRGGYGNALYITHPNGYTTLYAHLKEYTPKIKEYLNKKQYEQQKWEVDIELEPGEIPIKKAEMVAFSGNTGGSGGPHLHFEVRDAEENTLDPAEFDFFEIKDTVSPVIEVLSVVCKSKDALVNGKFGTFDFPVQRITNGQYKLSSALDIKGEVGFEIYTYDKSQTSPFRLGIKKLVAKKNGNLTYQYNLEKLSFHNKIDMNIHTNYERMLNDSKKFHKAYYEEGNSLGLYQIDAKNGIMAFSPGENSTVDFTIEDTFGNETVLNVQVKNSESSDASQPVVSSSTFKLYGTLLELISPANSEITIERNTGSTTEKFHYPMVFDLKTENIKGVAVNGKSLTLPYTNIVGPNNNLVQSPTYDINFGSSIYSKTPIEIENGLKLKIYEDIVPLKGRFDVSWKTNVPHDNTFYHVYIDGKKPKFVGGKWNNDGISFKSKEYGTFVVLNDTEEPVIRSKELTANNLRFQISDALSGIKDIECFVNGEWVMMEYEYKYGTIWSEKLENSKPFAGSVDLYITDNAGNKAHFKGSI, encoded by the coding sequence ATGATACGTGCTTTAATTGCTTTATTTTTCCTTTTCAATTTCAACTCAACACCAGAAAAATCACTTTTATTACCATCAAGTCTAAAAGGCTATTTCACCTTCCCTATCGCACCAGGAACCACAGCATCGTTGTCTGGTAGTTTTGGAGATATACGAATAAATCATTTCCACTCAGGGCTTGATATACGTACAGGCGGAAGAGAAGGTAAGAGTGTTTTTGCAGCAGCAGAAGGATATGTCTCCAGGATAAATGTAAGTAGAGGTGGATATGGAAATGCCTTATACATTACGCATCCAAATGGTTATACTACGCTTTACGCTCACCTTAAAGAGTATACGCCCAAGATCAAAGAATACTTAAACAAAAAACAATACGAGCAACAAAAATGGGAAGTAGATATTGAATTAGAGCCTGGCGAAATACCGATCAAAAAAGCAGAAATGGTCGCTTTTTCAGGTAATACAGGTGGATCGGGTGGCCCACACCTACACTTTGAAGTTCGCGATGCTGAAGAAAATACCTTAGATCCTGCAGAGTTCGATTTTTTCGAAATTAAAGACACAGTTTCTCCCGTAATTGAGGTGTTATCGGTTGTGTGTAAATCAAAAGATGCCCTCGTAAACGGAAAGTTTGGAACTTTCGACTTCCCTGTACAAAGGATCACAAATGGACAATACAAGCTAAGTTCGGCATTGGATATAAAAGGAGAAGTAGGTTTTGAAATCTATACTTACGACAAATCACAAACTAGTCCGTTTAGGTTAGGTATAAAAAAGTTGGTTGCCAAAAAGAACGGCAACTTGACCTATCAATATAACCTAGAAAAACTGTCTTTCCATAATAAGATTGACATGAACATCCACACCAACTATGAACGTATGCTCAATGATTCTAAAAAATTTCACAAGGCATATTACGAAGAAGGAAACAGCCTTGGCTTGTACCAAATTGACGCTAAAAACGGAATTATGGCTTTTTCGCCAGGCGAAAATAGCACTGTAGACTTTACGATAGAAGATACATTTGGCAATGAAACCGTTTTGAATGTTCAGGTCAAAAACTCTGAAAGTAGTGATGCCAGCCAACCTGTTGTCAGTTCTTCCACTTTTAAATTATACGGCACTTTATTGGAGCTTATTTCACCAGCAAACTCCGAAATAACAATTGAGCGTAATACGGGTAGTACAACAGAAAAATTTCATTACCCTATGGTTTTTGACTTAAAAACAGAAAACATAAAGGGGGTTGCTGTCAATGGAAAAAGCTTAACGCTACCTTACACAAATATTGTTGGACCAAATAACAATCTGGTTCAATCACCCACTTACGATATTAATTTTGGTTCCTCAATTTACAGCAAGACACCTATAGAAATTGAAAATGGATTGAAGCTAAAAATATACGAGGATATTGTACCGCTCAAAGGGAGGTTTGACGTTAGCTGGAAAACCAATGTTCCCCATGACAATACTTTTTACCACGTTTACATCGACGGCAAAAAACCAAAATTTGTAGGTGGAAAATGGAATAATGACGGCATATCTTTCAAGTCCAAAGAATACGGAACTTTCGTGGTCCTTAATGATACCGAAGAACCTGTTATTAGATCAAAAGAATTGACTGCAAACAATCTACGTTTTCAAATCTCGGATGCCCTATCTGGCATAAAAGACATAGAGTGCTTTGTCAATGGCGAGTGGGTAATGATGGAGTACGAATACAAGTACGGAACGATTTGGTCCGAAAAACTGGAGAATTCGAAACCTTTTGCTGGCTCTGTTGATTTATATATTACAGACAACGCCGGAAACAAGGCACATTTTAAAGGATCAATATAG
- a CDS encoding peroxiredoxin Q/BCP, protein MELKVGDKAPAFEAENQNGKIVKLSDFEGKKVVVYFYPKDNTPGCTKQACNLRDNYDALLAQGYVVLGVSIDSAKSHLKFIEKFELPFDLLVDTEKKLVEQFGVWVEKQMYGKTYMGTARTTFVIDEKGIISEIISKVKTADHTAQIL, encoded by the coding sequence ATGGAGTTAAAAGTTGGAGATAAAGCACCTGCTTTCGAAGCAGAAAATCAGAATGGTAAAATTGTAAAACTGAGTGATTTTGAAGGTAAAAAAGTAGTTGTCTACTTTTACCCAAAAGACAATACACCAGGTTGTACCAAACAAGCTTGTAACCTGAGAGACAATTACGATGCATTGCTTGCACAGGGTTATGTGGTATTGGGAGTAAGCATAGACAGTGCGAAGTCTCACCTTAAGTTTATTGAGAAATTTGAATTGCCATTTGACTTATTAGTAGATACTGAGAAAAAGCTGGTGGAGCAATTTGGGGTGTGGGTAGAGAAACAAATGTATGGCAAAACCTACATGGGAACAGCCAGAACTACATTCGTAATTGATGAAAAAGGAATAATCTCCGAAATAATCTCAAAAGTAAAAACAGCAGATCATACTGCTCAGATATTGTAG
- a CDS encoding Outer membrane receptor proteins, mostly Fe transport, producing MTKNLLLFILIFTLGNVKAQSSIDFILVKEDNGKKLEEVMEEKKKKYGLHIIFQNDHLIYNRISGVSAKKDIIRYIETANPSQKAIELEENLFIIVDREMKSELTALDNDFNVFFVPSDETVLKGELIDIEENIPIGDAILYNSFSKTGSKSNSDGTFQLASTQVFQLAEVRHPNYKRQVFAIIRYDDKKSQNVQVKTESKANYLDEFVVHAKSMDANIDSEKSGISTLSIATIKQLPTFLGEVDPIRSITTLPGVTSSGDLGGGFNVRGGETSQNLILQDGALIFNPSHLFGFFSAFNPDLIKDVQLLKGCGPASYGGRVASVLNIETRNGDLSDFKVKGGLGLVSSRLTLEGPIKKGQASFLLSGRLAYSDWIIKRYNDIELKKSDANFNDVTAKIFSSLGNKTTLSLTAYRSDDSFRFGEGATYYWKSENLSGAIDHQFSSGFFTTFTLANSNYESKEEDDDELFGYKNRNVVNVTNGILHFELQKLKNTNLQWGISINKYDLKPGIYTPYSDQGLVESQNIEDQQGLEMAYYAESTIEVNPKLAFNLGLRYAMFIRNGGTKLNLDYENRNGRLPSIINQETIASDSKLAEYGGLEPRVSARLKINDKTALKASYSRTQQFIHQISTTISPSPVDYWVLSSNNLKPLINDQVSLGVFHNSSDNKYETSLELYANKTANAIDYLDGVDLKQNPLFELGLTNGVGQAYGLEMMLKKTLGKVNGYLSYTFSRSYRQFVSQYEGHAINEGERYPSVFDQPHQASFILNWHMAKRVFFSSNITYNSGRPITIPISKYSYDDILAINNYSLRNQYRSPNYQRVDISLTFKGKQMVNKVFTGDLIFSVFNVLGRKNPYAIWFDNTGQAFKTSILATVFPSLTYNFSI from the coding sequence ATGACCAAAAACCTTTTGCTTTTCATATTGATTTTCACCCTTGGTAATGTAAAAGCTCAAAGTTCTATTGACTTTATTTTAGTAAAGGAGGATAATGGGAAAAAACTGGAGGAAGTCATGGAAGAGAAAAAGAAGAAATATGGACTGCATATTATCTTTCAGAATGACCATTTGATTTATAATCGTATTTCGGGAGTAAGTGCTAAAAAAGATATAATTCGGTACATAGAAACAGCGAATCCAAGTCAAAAAGCGATAGAATTAGAAGAAAACCTTTTTATCATAGTAGATAGAGAGATGAAATCAGAACTTACCGCTCTTGATAATGATTTCAATGTCTTTTTTGTACCAAGCGATGAAACAGTTCTGAAAGGAGAATTGATAGATATTGAAGAAAACATTCCAATCGGAGATGCCATTCTATACAATTCATTTTCAAAAACGGGATCAAAGTCTAATTCAGATGGTACTTTTCAATTAGCATCTACACAAGTATTTCAACTTGCCGAAGTGAGGCACCCAAATTACAAAAGACAAGTTTTTGCAATAATTAGATACGATGACAAGAAATCTCAAAACGTACAAGTTAAAACTGAATCGAAAGCTAATTACCTTGACGAATTTGTGGTACATGCCAAAAGCATGGATGCCAACATTGACAGTGAAAAATCGGGAATAAGCACCCTATCCATCGCCACAATAAAGCAATTGCCTACTTTTTTGGGAGAAGTGGATCCTATTAGGAGCATTACCACTTTGCCCGGAGTAACTTCTTCTGGAGATTTGGGAGGGGGTTTTAATGTCCGAGGGGGCGAAACAAGTCAAAATTTAATTCTTCAAGACGGAGCTCTTATTTTTAATCCTAGTCACCTTTTTGGTTTCTTTTCAGCCTTCAATCCTGATCTCATAAAGGATGTACAATTGCTTAAAGGCTGCGGACCGGCGTCGTATGGAGGTAGAGTGGCATCCGTTTTAAATATTGAAACTCGTAATGGAGATTTGTCCGATTTCAAAGTAAAAGGAGGACTTGGTTTAGTTTCTAGCCGACTAACGCTCGAAGGGCCAATCAAAAAAGGACAGGCTTCCTTTTTACTCAGTGGCAGGCTTGCTTACAGTGATTGGATCATAAAAAGGTACAACGATATTGAGCTTAAAAAAAGTGATGCGAACTTTAATGATGTAACTGCCAAGATCTTTTCTTCATTGGGAAATAAAACCACCTTAAGTTTAACTGCTTATCGAAGCGATGATAGCTTTAGGTTTGGAGAAGGGGCTACTTATTATTGGAAATCTGAAAACTTATCAGGTGCTATCGATCACCAATTTTCATCAGGATTTTTCACAACTTTCACATTGGCCAATAGTAATTATGAAAGCAAAGAGGAAGATGACGATGAATTGTTTGGCTACAAAAACCGAAATGTTGTAAATGTCACCAATGGCATTCTCCATTTCGAATTGCAGAAACTGAAAAACACAAATTTACAATGGGGCATTTCCATAAATAAATACGACTTAAAACCAGGAATATACACTCCTTACTCAGATCAAGGGCTTGTTGAATCACAAAATATTGAAGACCAACAGGGTTTAGAAATGGCTTATTACGCCGAAAGCACCATTGAAGTTAATCCAAAGCTTGCCTTTAACTTGGGCCTGAGGTATGCCATGTTTATAAGAAATGGCGGCACAAAGCTTAACCTCGATTACGAAAATAGAAATGGCCGATTACCCTCTATCATAAATCAAGAAACAATTGCTAGTGATAGCAAGCTAGCCGAATATGGAGGCTTAGAACCTAGGGTTTCTGCAAGGCTTAAAATTAATGACAAAACAGCATTAAAAGCATCCTACAGCAGGACTCAGCAATTTATACATCAAATCTCAACCACCATAAGTCCCTCACCGGTAGACTATTGGGTATTAAGCAGCAATAACTTGAAACCTTTAATAAACGATCAAGTCTCACTGGGTGTATTTCACAATTCATCGGATAATAAATATGAAACTTCCTTAGAATTATATGCCAATAAAACGGCAAATGCGATTGATTATTTGGATGGTGTGGATCTTAAGCAGAACCCATTATTTGAGTTGGGTCTAACCAATGGAGTTGGACAAGCATATGGGCTGGAGATGATGTTAAAGAAAACCTTGGGAAAAGTGAATGGTTACTTATCCTATACTTTTTCGCGGAGTTACCGGCAATTTGTAAGCCAATATGAGGGACACGCAATTAATGAAGGAGAAAGATATCCTTCAGTTTTTGATCAACCACATCAAGCTTCTTTCATTTTAAATTGGCATATGGCTAAAAGGGTCTTTTTTAGTTCAAACATTACGTATAACAGTGGACGACCCATTACCATACCTATTTCAAAATATTCGTATGATGATATTTTAGCCATTAATAATTACTCCTTAAGAAACCAATACCGCAGCCCAAACTACCAACGAGTTGATATTTCGCTTACTTTCAAGGGCAAACAAATGGTTAACAAAGTTTTTACTGGTGATTTAATATTTTCAGTGTTCAATGTACTGGGGCGTAAAAATCCATATGCCATATGGTTCGACAATACTGGACAAGCCTTTAAAACGTCTATTTTGGCTACCGTTTTTCCTTCTCTAACATACAATTTCTCTATTTAA
- a CDS encoding Peptidase C39 family protein: MKSNIAITFVRFLKELDANVTKTSAMDYIESHPEQGSLLSISEGLEQYNIETAAIRITEEQLVEMPTPFITFFKRNGGTFGVVKSYKDGMLEWFDTNKGMVSQAWSEFQQDWSGVVLLAETNEISGEKDYKQKTNQEFLSNSRVPLGLSLTAIVFLGFWFLNPSDFGFYANALLLLKATGAVLSALLLAKSANTDNEFVNKLCNVGSKVSCQSILDSPAAKLTSWLSLSDIGFIYFFASLISILMLGNDLSTFLTYHAVTSGLALAFGAYSIYYQGKIAKMWCPLCLGVVGVLTLEAVIVFALFEPLFSLKQSYALATLVSLTIPIAFLLLYKNELTKAAERDGLKNELSRLKANTKIIEALMASQKVMPFLPKGIGMVSIGNKDAEHVLTVVSNPLCNPCAKMHQRIEKVLEKTDNLRCDIVFTTNHDDIDIGGKVVRKILSLPTLMQEEAISEWYNSNNRNFNDWNKKYLNVEEKEVAELFRREQKQWNDDAEIKSTPTLFYDGKKLPMIIKVEDLEFAATIKAKATLS, translated from the coding sequence ATGAAATCAAACATTGCAATTACTTTCGTACGATTCTTAAAAGAGCTAGATGCCAATGTTACCAAAACTTCGGCAATGGACTATATAGAATCCCATCCTGAGCAGGGAAGTTTGCTATCTATAAGTGAAGGGCTGGAGCAATACAATATTGAAACTGCTGCCATACGAATTACTGAGGAGCAATTAGTCGAGATGCCAACACCATTCATTACGTTTTTCAAACGAAATGGTGGCACTTTTGGAGTAGTGAAAAGTTACAAAGACGGGATGCTTGAATGGTTCGACACCAACAAAGGAATGGTAAGCCAAGCATGGAGCGAGTTTCAGCAAGATTGGTCCGGTGTCGTGCTTTTGGCAGAAACCAATGAAATATCAGGTGAAAAAGATTACAAACAAAAAACCAATCAGGAGTTTCTTAGCAATAGCAGAGTACCATTAGGCTTATCACTAACAGCCATTGTATTTTTAGGGTTTTGGTTTTTAAACCCTTCCGATTTTGGATTTTATGCCAATGCACTATTACTGCTGAAAGCTACGGGAGCAGTACTCTCTGCATTGCTATTGGCAAAAAGTGCCAATACAGACAATGAGTTTGTAAACAAATTATGTAATGTGGGATCTAAAGTCTCCTGCCAGAGTATTTTGGACAGCCCAGCTGCTAAATTAACATCATGGCTTAGCCTTTCTGATATTGGCTTTATCTATTTCTTTGCTTCACTCATTTCAATCCTAATGTTGGGAAACGATTTGTCCACCTTTTTAACTTATCATGCCGTTACAAGTGGCCTAGCACTAGCCTTTGGTGCTTATTCAATCTATTACCAAGGTAAAATAGCAAAAATGTGGTGTCCGCTTTGCTTAGGTGTCGTTGGGGTATTGACTCTGGAGGCTGTAATTGTCTTTGCTCTTTTTGAGCCATTATTTAGTTTAAAGCAAAGTTATGCATTAGCTACATTAGTTTCGCTAACCATTCCAATAGCCTTCCTTCTACTTTATAAAAATGAGCTAACAAAAGCAGCTGAAAGAGATGGTCTTAAAAATGAACTGTCTCGCCTAAAGGCCAACACCAAAATCATCGAAGCACTCATGGCCTCCCAAAAAGTCATGCCTTTTTTGCCAAAAGGAATAGGAATGGTCAGTATTGGTAATAAAGACGCAGAACACGTACTCACTGTTGTTAGCAACCCACTTTGTAACCCTTGTGCTAAAATGCATCAACGCATTGAAAAAGTTCTAGAGAAAACGGATAACTTAAGGTGCGACATAGTATTCACAACAAACCACGATGATATTGACATAGGTGGTAAGGTGGTACGCAAAATCTTAAGCTTACCGACCCTAATGCAAGAAGAAGCCATAAGTGAATGGTATAATAGTAATAACAGAAACTTTAATGATTGGAATAAAAAGTACCTTAATGTGGAAGAAAAAGAGGTTGCCGAGCTTTTTCGTAGAGAACAGAAACAATGGAATGATGATGCCGAAATAAAGTCTACTCCTACTTTATTTTATGATGGCAAAAAACTGCCAATGATCATTAAAGTAGAAGACTTGGAATTTGCAGCAACAATTAAAGCTAAGGCAACATTGTCATGA
- a CDS encoding UDP:flavonoid glycosyltransferase YjiC, YdhE family, whose translation MKRILFIILPSPSHYHASFSFAKKLKSEGMQISYVGTPHLEETVTKEGFHFMHWHYTSEYVIKTLKAFLGVFLKSISDKSLLETRKVDYWQNITDVRKLIIESGAEQIYLDEHLSEYYIYFNDLKVQTRILCTKISSRKSKGIPPMDSYYIPSNSWISNIYCEVLWKLKNLRDQRKKLIHRLAFIGQDENSFLKEYCKDNKIDLKSTLDYKNYFYPSIIGLERVILGNKIFDYPWRKVLPTESYELYEITRNEQKYMSPAYLDLLEEWSKQANNNKHLLYFSFGTVTYKDENRVQILLDKIIAIVKKREDLVLVISKSNYQHDSIIHPRIHSFHYVPQLHLLTFCDLMITHGGHNSIKECIQKSVKMLVFPHMENNDQPGNAARVEFGGQGLMGKLTKDSVSTISTKIEKLLSIYRIAKPKKEANEDGLETLKNPHLQCI comes from the coding sequence ATGAAAAGAATCTTATTCATCATACTGCCTTCTCCTAGTCATTATCATGCTTCATTTTCTTTTGCTAAAAAATTGAAAAGTGAAGGAATGCAGATAAGCTATGTTGGAACTCCACATTTGGAAGAAACTGTGACTAAAGAAGGCTTCCATTTTATGCACTGGCACTATACGTCGGAGTATGTTATCAAAACTTTAAAGGCTTTTTTGGGCGTGTTTTTAAAAAGTATATCTGACAAGTCCTTGCTAGAAACCAGAAAGGTAGATTACTGGCAAAACATCACAGATGTAAGAAAACTAATTATAGAATCAGGTGCTGAGCAAATATACCTTGATGAGCATTTATCGGAGTATTATATCTATTTCAATGATTTAAAAGTACAAACAAGAATTCTTTGCACTAAAATATCCTCAAGGAAGTCAAAGGGAATCCCTCCCATGGATTCGTACTACATTCCTTCCAACAGCTGGATCTCGAATATATACTGCGAAGTACTTTGGAAACTTAAAAACTTGAGAGATCAGCGGAAGAAACTTATTCATAGACTCGCATTTATTGGGCAAGATGAAAATAGCTTTTTAAAGGAATATTGTAAAGACAACAAAATTGACTTGAAGTCAACGCTAGATTATAAGAATTATTTCTACCCCAGCATTATCGGTCTTGAAAGAGTAATCTTAGGCAATAAGATTTTTGATTACCCATGGAGGAAAGTGCTTCCTACAGAAAGCTATGAGCTTTATGAGATCACAAGAAATGAGCAAAAGTACATGTCTCCAGCTTATCTTGATTTACTAGAAGAATGGTCAAAGCAAGCAAACAACAATAAGCATTTGCTTTATTTCTCATTTGGAACGGTCACTTATAAGGATGAGAATAGAGTTCAAATATTATTGGATAAAATCATCGCAATTGTAAAGAAAAGAGAAGATTTGGTTTTGGTGATATCAAAGAGTAATTACCAGCACGATTCCATAATTCATCCTAGGATACATAGCTTCCATTATGTCCCACAACTACATTTACTTACTTTTTGTGATTTAATGATCACTCATGGTGGCCATAACTCTATCAAAGAATGTATCCAAAAAAGTGTTAAAATGCTCGTATTCCCGCATATGGAAAACAATGACCAACCAGGCAATGCAGCTAGGGTAGAATTCGGAGGGCAAGGATTGATGGGTAAACTTACTAAAGATAGCGTTTCAACTATTTCCACGAAAATTGAAAAATTACTTTCAATTTATAGGATTGCTAAACCAAAGAAAGAAGCGAATGAAGATGGTTTAGAAACTTTAAAAAACCCTCATTTACAGTGTATTTGA